In Cellulomonas wangsupingiae, the genomic window CGGCTCGGCCTGCGGCTCGGACGCCGGCGTCGTGGGCGCGTCAGGCGTCACCACGTCCCGGACGACGCGGCGACGCCGCTTCTTCGGTGCCTGGTCGGCGACCGCGGTGGCGTCGACGTCGGAGGGGTTCTCGGGGCTGTTCACGGGAGACAAGCGCGTGCTCCTGGGTACAAGGGAGCCCGCCCACACGACGTGCGCCCCTTGGTGGTCGGTCGTCGCTCACGGCCGGGCGTCCGGCGCGGCGACGGAAGTCGTCGGTTGCGGCTGCCGCCCGTCCGGCGCCATCGCCTGCCAGGCCGTCTCGGGGCTCCGGGCTGGAGCCCGCCGAGGGCGGGGCGGCGGCTGGCCTGCACGGTCACTGCTGCGGCGAGCTCGTCGGCCCCGACGGTGTGGTCGCCAAGGCCTGCCGTCAGTATCGCACAGGACCGCCCGTCCGCCGGGACGACACCCCCATCGAGTTGACGACGAACCGTCAGCACCCGGGACCTTGGTCCCCGAGGCGCCGCCGGTCCCGGCCTACGGTCGACAGAGGGCGCCTCGTCAGCTCCGCGCCCTGTCGCGACCACGGTCGCGCCCCGTCCGGCAGCATCACCCGCTTCGCACCAGCCCGGAGACCCGCGTGGACGCCCTCGACCTGGCACGGTGGCAGTTCGGCATCACGACCGTCTACCACTTCATCTTCGTCCCGTTGACGATCGGGCTGTCGCCCCTCGTCGCGATCATGCAGACCGCGTGGGTCCGCACCGGCAACGAGCGGTGGCTGCGCCTGACGAAGTTCTTCGGCAAGCTCCTGCTGATCAACTTCGCGATCGGTGTCGCGACCGGCATCGTCCAGGAGTTCCAGTTCGGCATGAACTGGTCGGAGTACTCGCGTTTCGTCGGCGACGTCTTCGGCGCTCCGCTCGCCATGGAGGCGCTGGCCGCGTTCTTCGTCGAGTCGACGTTCCTCGGCCTGTGGATCTTCGGCTGGGACAAGCTGCCCAGGAAGATCCACCTGGCGTGCATCTGGGCCGTCGCGATCGCGACCAACCTGTCGGCGTACTTCATCCTCGCCGCGAACTCGTGGATGCAGCACCCGGTCGGCACGACGTACAACTTCGAGACCGGCCGCGCCGAGATGACGGACATCCTCGCGGTGCTCACCAACCCGACGCTGCTGGCCGCCTTCCCGCACACCATCGCCGCCGCGTTCCTCACGGCCGGCACGTTCGTCGCGGGCATCGCCGCGTGGTGGATGGTCCGCAAGGTGCGCAGCGGCGACACCGCGACGGCGCGCGACGTCTACCGCCCGGCGGTCGTGCTCGGCCTCGTGACGATGCTGGTCTCCGGCGCCGGCGTGGCGCTGACGGGCGACTGGCAGGCCAAGCTCATGTTCGACCAGCAGCCGGCCAAGATGGCGGCCGCCGAGGGCCTGTGCGAGACGCAGGACGGTGCGGCGTTCTCGATCCTGGCGATCGGCGACCTCACCAACGACTGCGACGGCGTGCGGCACCTCATCGAGCTGCCCGGGTTCACGTCGTTCCTCGCGACCGGGGACTTCGACTCCCGCATCCGCGGCGTCGACGAGCTGCAGGGCTACTACACCGACTGGATCAGCCAGTGGGAGGCGGACAACGGCGTCGAGGCGACCTTCGACCCGCAGGACACGCGCTTCTACCCCAACCTCGCGGTCACCTACTGGTCGTTCCGCCTCATGATCGGGTGGGCCGCGGGCTCCGCCGCGCTCGCGCTGGCCGCGCTGTGGCTGCTGCGCCGCAAGGGTTCCGTGACGGACAAGCCCTGGTTCGCCACGCTCGGTGTCGCGGCGATCCCGACGCCGTTCCTCGCGTCCGCGTTCGGCTGGATCTTCACCGAGATGGGCCGCCAGCCGTGGGTCGTCGCGCCCAACCCCAACTCCTCGGGCGTCGACGGCGTGTGGCTGCTCACCGCACGCGGTGTCAGCGAGGTCGTCTCCCCCGGCATGGTGCTGTTCTCGATGATCGGCTTCACACTCCTGTACGGCGTCCTCGCGGTCGTCTGGTTCCGCCTCATGAAGCGGTACGCCGTCGAGGGCGTCGCCGACACCGAGCACGACCCGAGCCCCGACAACCCCGCCAACGCCCCCGACGCGGACGGCACCGACCGTCCCCTGTCCTTCGCGTACTAGAGGAGCCGGCCATGGATCTCGCGACCTTCTGGTTCCTGCTCATCGCCGTCCTGTGGACCGGCTACCTCGTGCTCGAGGGCTTCGACTTCGGTGTCGGCATGCTGCTGTCGATCCTGCCCCGCGGCGACAAGGCCCGCCGCGAGAAGGAGCGGCGCCTGCTCATCAACACGGTCGGGCCGGTGTGGGACGGCAACGAGGTGTGGCTGCTGACCGCGGGCGGCGCGACGTTCGCCGCGTTCCCCGAGTGGTACGCGACGCTGTTCTCCGGCTTCTACATCCCGCTGTTCCTCATCCTGATCGCGCTCATCGTGCGTGTCGTGGCGTTCGAGTGGCGCGGCAAGATCAACACCCCGGTGTGGCGGGCGTGGGCCGACCGCGCACTGATCTTCGGCTCGTTCGTGCCCGCGCTGCTGTGGGGCGTCGCGTTCGCGAACCTCGTGCGGGGCGTCGAGCTCGACGCCGACCACCAGTACGTCGGCGGGTTCCTCGCGCTGCTGTCCCCGTTCGCGCTGCTCGGCGGCGTCATGACGCTCTGCGTCTTCCTCACCCATGGCGCCGTGTTCCTCGCGATGAAGACCGACGGCGAGATGCGCGAGCGCGCCGGTGCCTTCGCGGCCCGCAGCTCCGTCGTCACCCTGCTGGTCGCCGGCGTCTGGGCCGTGTGGGCCCAGCTCGCGTACAGCGGCAAGGGGTGGACGTGGGCGGCCGTCCTGGTCGCCGCCGCCGCGCTGGTCCTCGTCGTCGCGGCGACCCGCAAGCGGCGCGAGGGCATCGCGTTCACGGCCTCCGCGGTCGCCATCGTCGCCGCCGTCGTGCTGATCTTCGGCTCGATGTTCCCCGACGTCATGCCGGCGTTCGACCCCGCGAACTCCCTGACGATCGAGAACGCGTCGTCGACCGACTACACGCTGACGGTCATGACGTGGGTCGCCGCGATCCTCACGCCCGTCGTCCTGCTCTACCAGGGCTGGACGTACTGGGTGTTCCGCAAGCGCCTGACGGTCGAGCACCTGCCCGAGGCGACGGGACTCACGTTCAGCCGCGTGATCTCGCGGCCCTGACCGTGGTGTGCTGGGCCGCGTGAAGCCTCTCGACCCCCGCCTGCTGCGCTACGCGCGGGCCGCCCGGGGCTACCTCGCGCTCACGGTCGTGCTGGGCGTGCTCACGGGTGCGCTCGTCGTCGCCCAGGCGCTGCTGCTCGCGCACGCGCTGGGGTCGGCGGTCGCGCAGGGCGCGTCGCTCGCGGCCGTCGCGCCGCTGGTCGGCTGGCTCGCCGTGGTCGTGGTCGTGCGCGCGGTCGTCGCGGGCCTGCAGGAGCGCTACGCGCACCGTGCCGCGACCCGGGCCGTCGCGGAGCTGCGCGAGCGGGTCGTGGCGCACGCCGCCGCGGTCGGGCCGCGCCGCGCCGCGCCGGCGGACGGGGCGAGCCTCGTGACCCTCGCCACGCGCGGGCTGGACGCCCTCGAGCCGTACTTCGTGCGGTACCTGCCGCAGCTGGTCCTCGCGGCCACGCTGACGCCCGCGACGCTGCTCGTGGTCCTCGGCCTCGACTGGGTCTCGGCCGCGATCATCGCCGGCACCCTGCCCCTGGTGCCGGTGTTCATGTGGCTCGTCGGCGTCATGACGCAGGGCCGCTCCGAGCGCGGCCTCGCGACGATGCAGCGCCTCGGCGCCCAGGTGCTCGACCTGCTCGCCGGCCTGGCGACGCTGCGGGCGTTCGGCCGCGAGCGCGGACCCGTCGCGCGCGTGCGGGACCTGGGCACCGCGCACCGCCGCGCGACGATGGGCACGCTGCGCATCGCGTTCCTCTCCGGCATGGTGCTCGAGCTGCTCACCACCCTGTCGGTCGCGCTCGTCGCGGTGGGGATCGGCCTGCGGCTCGTGTACGGGCACCTCGACCTGGTGACGGGGCTCGCGGTGCTGGTCCTGGCCCCCGAGGTGTTCAACCCGCTGCGGCAGGTCGGCGCGCAGTTCCACGCGTCGACCGACGGCGTCGCGGCCGCGCAGCGCGCGTTCGCGGTGCTCGAGGTGCCCGTGCCTGCCCCCGGCACGAGGCCCGCGCCCGACCTGGCCGGCGGGGCGGTGCGCGCCCGCGGCGTGGCCGTGCGCAGCCGGGCCGGCTGGGCACCGGCGCCGCTCGACCTCGACCTCCTGCCCGGCCGGGTGGTCGCGCTCGTCGGCCCGTCGGGGGCCGGCAAGTCCTCGGCGGTCGAGGTCCTGCTCGGACTGCTCCCGCCCGACGCGGGCACCGTGTCGCTCGTCGACGCCGACGGCACCGCGACACCCCTGGCGGACGTCGACCTGCACGACTACTGGCGTCAGGTCACGTGGCTGCCGCAGCGGCCCCTGCTCGAGCCCGGCACCGTGCACGAGGTCCTGGGCTCCCCCGCCCCCGCCGACCGGGCCCGCGCCGCCGCCCTGACGGGCCTCGACGACGTGGTCGCCACGCTGCCCGACGGCTGGGACACGCCGCTCGGCGGCGGCGGGTCCGGGCTCAGCGTCGGCCAGCGGCAGCGTCTCGCGCTCACGCGTGCGCTGCTGCACCCGCGTCCCGTCGTCGTGCTCGACGAACCGACCGCCCACCTCGACGCGGCCGGTGAGCAGGTCGTCCTGGCCACGCTCGACGCGCTGCGCGCGTCCGGCAGCGCGGTGCTCCTCGTCGCGCACCGCGCGACGCTCACCGCGTCGGCGGACGTCGTCGTCGCCGTGACGTCCACCGCCGACGCCGCGGACCCGGTGGCCCGGCAGGTGACCACGTGAGCGTCCGGCAGGCCGACCCCGTGACGAGCGGCCGAGCGGCGCGGGGCACGCTGCGGCGCGCCGTGCGCCTCCTGGACGTCGACCCCCGGCGCTTCGCGCTGGCCGTCGTCCTCGGCACGCTGGCGCTGGGCTGCGCGGTCGCGCTCGCCGCGGTGTCGGCCTGGCTCATCGCCCGGGCGTCGCAGATGCCGCCGGTGCTCCAGCTGTCCGTCGCGACCGTCGCGGTCCGGGCGTTCGGCATCGGACGCGGGCTGCTGCGCTACCTGGAGCGCCTGGTGTCCCACGACGTGGCGCTGCGCGGCATGGCCACGCTCCGCACGACCCTGTACGCCCGGCTGGCCGCCGGGAGCCCGCAGGCCCTGCTCGCCGTGCGGCGCGGTGACCTCCTCGCGCGCGTCGGGACCGACGTCGACGCGGTCGGGGACGTCGTCGTCCGGGGCCTGCTGCCCGCCGCGGTCGCCGCCACGCTCGGCGTGGGCACGAGCGTCGCGATGGCGCTGTTCTGGCCGCCGGCCGGCGCGGCGCTCGCCGCGTGCCTGCTGGCCGCCGGCGTCCTCGCCCCCTGGCTGGCGGCGCGCGGCGCCCGCACCGCCGAGGCACGCGGTGCGGCCGCGCGGGGCCGGATGAGCGCGACGTCCCTGGGCGTGCTCGACGACGCCGGACCGCTGGCGGTGTCCGGGCGCCTGCCCGGTGAGCTCGACGCGCTGCGCGCCGCGGACGCCGACCTCGCCCGGGCGACCGACGCCGGTGCCGGCCCTGCGGCGCTCGCCACCCTCATCGGGCAGCTCGCCGTCGGGGTCGCCGTCCTCGCGGCGCTCGTCACCGGGGTGCCCGCCGTCGGCGCCGGTCTCCTGGCCCCCGTCGAGCTCGCGGTGGTGGTCCTCACGCCCCTGGCGGCGTTCGAGGCCACCGCGCTGCTGCCCGCGGCCGCGGTGCAGGTGCAGCGGTCACGGGCCGCCGCCGCCCGCGTCCTCGCCCTCCTCGACGCGGCCGCGGAGCCGGGCGTCGGCGACGCAGCCGGACCGGGACGCACGGCGGCTGCCCGGCAGACGCCGGCCACGGCGGCCGGCACCGTCGGGTCGCCCGCGCTCGTCGCCGACGGGCTCGTCTGCGGCTGGCCGGGGCGACCACCCGCCGTGCGCGGCGTCGACCTGGTCCTCGCCCCCGGCACCCGCCTCGCCGTCGCGGGGCCCAGCGGCGAGGGCAAGACGACCCTGCTGCTGACCCTCGCGGGCCTGCTGCCCCCGGTCGCGGGCTCCCTGACGCTCGACGGGACCCCGCTGACCGCCCTCCCCCGCGACGAGGTCGTGCGCGACGTCGTGGTGACCGGAGAGGACGCCCACGTCTTCGGCACGACCGTCCTGGAGAACCTGCGGGTGGCACGCGGTGACGTGACGCCCGACGAGGCGGCCGACGCCCTGCGGCGTGCCGGCCTGGGGCCGTGGCTGGCCGGGCTGCCCGACGGGCTCGAGACCCTCGTGGGGTCGGACGCCCGGACGGTGTCCGGCGGCGAGCGACGCCGCCTGCTGCTGGCGCGCGCGCTCCTCGCCGACGCGCCCCTCCTGCTGGTCGACGAGCCGGCCGAGCACCTGGACGCCGCCACGGCCGACGCCGTCCTCGACGAGCTGTGGCACGCGCCCGCCACGCGTGGCGGCACCGCCCGGGGCGTCGTCGTCGTGAGCCACCGCCTCGCCCCCCTCGCGGCGGCCGACGAGGTGCTGTGGCTCGCGGGTGGGCAGGTCGCGGCGCGCGGCACGCACGCCCGGCTGGCGGCGCACGTCCCGGGCTACCGTGAGGCCGTGCGAGCCGAGATGCGGGAGACGTCGTGAACGAGCACCGGGGCGAGATGCGTGAGGTCCAGGGGCGGGCGCCGGCGTCCGGCGCGCCGTTCGAGCGCGGTGTGCTCACCGAGGACGCACCGGCCCCCGCACCCCTGACGGGCGATGCCCTGACGGACCTGCTGGGGGCGATGCTGGCCGTCGCCGGCCACCTCGAGCTCCCCGCCGTCCTCGACCGGTTCGTGCAGGTCAGCGCCGAGCTCACGCACGCCCGGTACGGAGCCATCAACGTGCTCGACCCTGCGGGGGCGTCCACGACGTTCGTGTACACGGGCGTCCCGACGGCCGTGGCGCGCATGATGCGCCACCC contains:
- a CDS encoding cytochrome ubiquinol oxidase subunit I; the encoded protein is MDALDLARWQFGITTVYHFIFVPLTIGLSPLVAIMQTAWVRTGNERWLRLTKFFGKLLLINFAIGVATGIVQEFQFGMNWSEYSRFVGDVFGAPLAMEALAAFFVESTFLGLWIFGWDKLPRKIHLACIWAVAIATNLSAYFILAANSWMQHPVGTTYNFETGRAEMTDILAVLTNPTLLAAFPHTIAAAFLTAGTFVAGIAAWWMVRKVRSGDTATARDVYRPAVVLGLVTMLVSGAGVALTGDWQAKLMFDQQPAKMAAAEGLCETQDGAAFSILAIGDLTNDCDGVRHLIELPGFTSFLATGDFDSRIRGVDELQGYYTDWISQWEADNGVEATFDPQDTRFYPNLAVTYWSFRLMIGWAAGSAALALAALWLLRRKGSVTDKPWFATLGVAAIPTPFLASAFGWIFTEMGRQPWVVAPNPNSSGVDGVWLLTARGVSEVVSPGMVLFSMIGFTLLYGVLAVVWFRLMKRYAVEGVADTEHDPSPDNPANAPDADGTDRPLSFAY
- the cydB gene encoding cytochrome d ubiquinol oxidase subunit II; the protein is MDLATFWFLLIAVLWTGYLVLEGFDFGVGMLLSILPRGDKARREKERRLLINTVGPVWDGNEVWLLTAGGATFAAFPEWYATLFSGFYIPLFLILIALIVRVVAFEWRGKINTPVWRAWADRALIFGSFVPALLWGVAFANLVRGVELDADHQYVGGFLALLSPFALLGGVMTLCVFLTHGAVFLAMKTDGEMRERAGAFAARSSVVTLLVAGVWAVWAQLAYSGKGWTWAAVLVAAAALVLVVAATRKRREGIAFTASAVAIVAAVVLIFGSMFPDVMPAFDPANSLTIENASSTDYTLTVMTWVAAILTPVVLLYQGWTYWVFRKRLTVEHLPEATGLTFSRVISRP
- the cydD gene encoding thiol reductant ABC exporter subunit CydD — protein: MKPLDPRLLRYARAARGYLALTVVLGVLTGALVVAQALLLAHALGSAVAQGASLAAVAPLVGWLAVVVVVRAVVAGLQERYAHRAATRAVAELRERVVAHAAAVGPRRAAPADGASLVTLATRGLDALEPYFVRYLPQLVLAATLTPATLLVVLGLDWVSAAIIAGTLPLVPVFMWLVGVMTQGRSERGLATMQRLGAQVLDLLAGLATLRAFGRERGPVARVRDLGTAHRRATMGTLRIAFLSGMVLELLTTLSVALVAVGIGLRLVYGHLDLVTGLAVLVLAPEVFNPLRQVGAQFHASTDGVAAAQRAFAVLEVPVPAPGTRPAPDLAGGAVRARGVAVRSRAGWAPAPLDLDLLPGRVVALVGPSGAGKSSAVEVLLGLLPPDAGTVSLVDADGTATPLADVDLHDYWRQVTWLPQRPLLEPGTVHEVLGSPAPADRARAAALTGLDDVVATLPDGWDTPLGGGGSGLSVGQRQRLALTRALLHPRPVVVLDEPTAHLDAAGEQVVLATLDALRASGSAVLLVAHRATLTASADVVVAVTSTADAADPVARQVTT
- the cydC gene encoding thiol reductant ABC exporter subunit CydC, with amino-acid sequence MSVRQADPVTSGRAARGTLRRAVRLLDVDPRRFALAVVLGTLALGCAVALAAVSAWLIARASQMPPVLQLSVATVAVRAFGIGRGLLRYLERLVSHDVALRGMATLRTTLYARLAAGSPQALLAVRRGDLLARVGTDVDAVGDVVVRGLLPAAVAATLGVGTSVAMALFWPPAGAALAACLLAAGVLAPWLAARGARTAEARGAAARGRMSATSLGVLDDAGPLAVSGRLPGELDALRAADADLARATDAGAGPAALATLIGQLAVGVAVLAALVTGVPAVGAGLLAPVELAVVVLTPLAAFEATALLPAAAVQVQRSRAAAARVLALLDAAAEPGVGDAAGPGRTAAARQTPATAAGTVGSPALVADGLVCGWPGRPPAVRGVDLVLAPGTRLAVAGPSGEGKTTLLLTLAGLLPPVAGSLTLDGTPLTALPRDEVVRDVVVTGEDAHVFGTTVLENLRVARGDVTPDEAADALRRAGLGPWLAGLPDGLETLVGSDARTVSGGERRRLLLARALLADAPLLLVDEPAEHLDAATADAVLDELWHAPATRGGTARGVVVVSHRLAPLAAADEVLWLAGGQVAARGTHARLAAHVPGYREAVRAEMRETS